Proteins encoded together in one Lutra lutra chromosome 4, mLutLut1.2, whole genome shotgun sequence window:
- the LRIF1 gene encoding ligand-dependent nuclear receptor-interacting factor 1 isoform X1 has protein sequence MSNNLQRVFLKPAEEKSGNASQCVSGCMYQVVQTIGSDGKNLLQLLPIPNSSGNLIPLVQSSVMSDALKGNTGSPVQVTFQTQISSSSTSASVQLPIFQPASSSNYFLTRTVDTAEKVRVTSVGTENFTSSVSKVQSHGVKIDGLTMQTFAVSPSSTQNDSPYILVNTQSLPMTVKSPVLPSGHHLQIPAHAEVKSVPASSLPPSVQQKILATATTSTSGTVEASQIPTVIYVSPVNTVKNVVTKNFQNIYPKPVTEIAKPVILNTTQIPMNVAKETQLKGGQHSQAAPVKWIFQENLQPCSPSLVPVKSSNNVASKILKTFVDRKNLGDNTINMPSLSTVSPSGTQSKSMPIKDNALVMFNGKVYLLAKKGTDVLPSQIDQQNSVSPDIPRKDTSQIVSSSPVTEISREVVNIVLAKSKSYQMETKSLSNTQPASMINLRAEKNKKVEKPSLSTPNPHNMNQSINYLKQSKTLFTKPHFPDGFSTVQNAPRKGNIIQSIEKISSSVDATTLTSQQCVFRDQEPKIQNEMASTFENVTQERNDKNHSQGGSNKASYLKNDAEFKKIFGLTKDLRVCLTRIPDHLASGEGFDSFSSLVKSDTYKETELIVKEEKKKQGFDKKRKAKTVKKMDHTKKRKTESVYNTAANGGTNVTNSQLVSGILPTSDVSRHNILISHNKTREEKRTEVEHYTPENQEKGTLSSNAAFEQSHSFNKNYTEDIFPMTPPELEETIRDEKIRRLKQVLREKEAALEEMRKKMHQK, from the exons TGTTTCAGGCTGCATGTACCAAGTAGTTCAGACGATTGGCTCCGATGGAAAAAATCTTCTGCAATTACTTCCAATTCCTAATTCTTCTGGAAATCTTATACCGCTAGTTCAATCTTCAGTCATGTCTGATGCTTTGAAAGGGAATACAGGAAGCCCAGTTCAAGTTACTTTTCAGACTCAGATTTCCAGCTCTTCCACAAGTGCATCAGTTCAATTGCCCATTTTTCAGCCAGCCAGTTCTTCAAACTATTTTCTTACAAGAACAGTAGATACAGCAGAAAAAGTTAGAGTTACTTCTGTGGGAACTGAAAATTTTACCTCATCAGTTTCTAAAGTTCAGAGTCATGGTGTGAAAATTGATGGACTCACCATGCAAACATTTGCTGTTTCTCCCTCCTCAACACAAAATGATTCACCTTATATTTTAGTAAATACTCAGAGTCTTCCAATGACTGTGAAGTCTCCAGTTTTGCCTTCTGGGCATCATTTACAGATTCCTGCCCATGCTGAAGTGAAATCTGTACCAGCGTCTTCATTGCCTCCTTCAGTTCAGCAAAAGATACTTGCAACTGCAACCACAAGTACCTCAGGAACAGTTGAGGCCTCCCAAATACCAACCGTTATTTACGTATCTCCTGTAAATACAGTGAAAAATGTAGTTACCAAGAACTTTCAAAACATTTACCCAAAACCTGTTACAGAAATAGCAAAGCCAGTGATACTAAATACCACACAAATTCCAATGAATGTTGCTAAAGAGACACAGTTAAAAGGTGGTCAGCATTCTCAAGCTGCTCCTGTGAAATGGatttttcaagaaaatctacAGCCTTGCAGTCCATCTCTTGTTCCTGTTAAATCTTCAAATAATGTGgcttcaaagattttaaaaacttttgtagaTAGGAAAAATTTGGGAGATAACACTATAAATATGCCATCACTGAGTACTGTCAGTCCTAGTGGGACACAATCCAAAAGTATGCCTATTAAAGATAATGCCTTGGTTATGTTTAATGGGAAAGTCTATCTATTGGCTAAAAAGGGGACAGATGTTTTGCCATCACAAATTGACCAACAGAATTCTGTTTCTCCTGATATTCCACGAAAAGATACATCACAAATAGTGAGTTCAAGTCCAGTCACAGAAATATCCAGAGAGGTTGTAAATATTGTTTTGGCTAAAAGTAAATCTTACCAGATGGAGACAAAATCACTTTCAAATACTCAGCCTGCTTCCATGATCAATCTAAGggcagagaagaataaaaaagtgGAGAAACCATCTCTTTCTACCCCAAACCCACATAATATGAATCAATCCATTAACTACTTAAAACAGAGTAAGACTTTATTCACAAAGCCACACTTTCCAGATGGATTTAGTACAGTACAAAATGCCCCCAGAAAAGGAAATATCATCCAGAGCATAGAGAAAATAAGTTCCTCTGTTGATGCAACAACTCTTACTTCACAACAGTGTGTTTTCAGAGACCAAGAACCAAAG ATCCAGAATGAGATGGCATCAACATTCGAAAATGttactcaagaaagaaatgacaagaacCATTCCCAAGGAGGAAGCAATAAGGCATCATATCTGAAGAATGatgcagaatttaaaaagatatttggtCTCACTAAAGATTTGAGAGTGTGCCTTACTCGGATTCCTGATCATTTGGCCTCTGGAGAAGGTTTTGATTCCTTTAGCAGTTTGGTGAAGAGTGATACTTACAAAGAGACTGAATTGAtagtgaaggaagaaaagaaaaaacag GGTtttgataagaaaagaaaagcaaaaaccgTTAAGAAGATGGATcacacaaagaagagaaaaactgagagcgtGTATAACACAGCTGCAAATGGAGGAACTAACGTCACCAATTCCCAACTCGTCAGCGGTATTTTACCAACTTCAGATGTATCACGTCATAACATTCTCATAAGCCACaacaaaaccagagaagaaaagagaactgaGGTTGAACATTATACCCCTGAGAACCAGGAAAAAGGCACATTGAGTTCAAATGCAGCTTTTGAACAGAGTCAttcctttaataaaaattacactGAAGATATTTTCCCCATGACGCCACCAGAGTTAGAAGAAACCATTCgagatgaaaaaataagaagacTTAAACAGgtactgagagagaaagaagcagctcTTGAAGAAATGCGTAAGAAgatgcaccaaaaataa
- the LRIF1 gene encoding ligand-dependent nuclear receptor-interacting factor 1 isoform X2 — translation MASTFENVTQERNDKNHSQGGSNKASYLKNDAEFKKIFGLTKDLRVCLTRIPDHLASGEGFDSFSSLVKSDTYKETELIVKEEKKKQGFDKKRKAKTVKKMDHTKKRKTESVYNTAANGGTNVTNSQLVSGILPTSDVSRHNILISHNKTREEKRTEVEHYTPENQEKGTLSSNAAFEQSHSFNKNYTEDIFPMTPPELEETIRDEKIRRLKQVLREKEAALEEMRKKMHQK, via the exons ATGGCATCAACATTCGAAAATGttactcaagaaagaaatgacaagaacCATTCCCAAGGAGGAAGCAATAAGGCATCATATCTGAAGAATGatgcagaatttaaaaagatatttggtCTCACTAAAGATTTGAGAGTGTGCCTTACTCGGATTCCTGATCATTTGGCCTCTGGAGAAGGTTTTGATTCCTTTAGCAGTTTGGTGAAGAGTGATACTTACAAAGAGACTGAATTGAtagtgaaggaagaaaagaaaaaacag GGTtttgataagaaaagaaaagcaaaaaccgTTAAGAAGATGGATcacacaaagaagagaaaaactgagagcgtGTATAACACAGCTGCAAATGGAGGAACTAACGTCACCAATTCCCAACTCGTCAGCGGTATTTTACCAACTTCAGATGTATCACGTCATAACATTCTCATAAGCCACaacaaaaccagagaagaaaagagaactgaGGTTGAACATTATACCCCTGAGAACCAGGAAAAAGGCACATTGAGTTCAAATGCAGCTTTTGAACAGAGTCAttcctttaataaaaattacactGAAGATATTTTCCCCATGACGCCACCAGAGTTAGAAGAAACCATTCgagatgaaaaaataagaagacTTAAACAGgtactgagagagaaagaagcagctcTTGAAGAAATGCGTAAGAAgatgcaccaaaaataa
- the CD53 gene encoding leukocyte surface antigen CD53: MGMSGLKLLKYVLFFFNLLFWFCGCCILGFGIYFLIHNNFSLFPSLTLGNAFVIVGSIIMVVAFLGCMGSIKENKCLLMSFFFLLLIILLAEVTMAILLFVYDQKLNNYVSTSLTESIQQYHTNNSTRATWDSIQSFLQCCGVNGTSDWGGHPPASCPSNPQVQGCYAQAKLWFHSNFLHIGIITICVCVIQVLGMSFALTLNCQIDKTSQALGL, encoded by the exons ATGGGCATGAGTGGCTTGAAATTGCTGAAGTACGTTCTGTTTTTCTTCAACCTGCTCTTTTGG ttctgtGGCTGCTGCATTTTGGGCTTTGGGATCTATTTCCTGATCCACAACAATTTCAGCCTGTTCCCCTCCCTCACACTGGGCAATGCATTTGTCATCGTGGGCTCCATTATCATGGTGGTTGCCTTCCTGGGCTGCATGGGCTCCATCAAGGAGAACAAGTGCCTGCTTATGTCA TTCTTTTTCCTGCTGCTGATTATCCTCCTTGCTGAGGTGACCATGGCCATCCTGCTCTTCGTGTATGATCAGAAG TTGAATAATTATGTGTCTACGAGCCTGACTGAGAGCATCCAGCAATACCACACGAACAACAGCACCAGAGCAACATGGGATTCCATCCAGTCATTT CTGCAATGTTGTGGTGTAAATGGCACAAGTGATTGGGGCGGTCACCCACCAGCATCTTGTCCCTCAAATCCACAAGTTCAG GGTTGCTATGCACAAGCAAAACTGTGGTTTCACTCCAACTTCCTGCACATTGGAATCATCActatctgtgtatgtgtgattCAG GTGTTGGGGATGTCCTTTGCGCTGACCTTGAACTGCCAGATTGATAAAACCAGCCAGGCCCTAGGGCTGTGA